The region GACTCCTTTTAATGACGTTGACTTCTTTAAGGCAAATAAGAAATTCACTTTAACAGACATAAAAAGCATAAATGACCTTGAAGGCAAGCTTGATAAACAGCTTCCATCACAAAACATTTTTTATGCTTTTAGAATAAAAGGAAATTTCAGCTATGAAAAAACTAGAAGTGTTTCAAAACAAACTAAACCATATATAGCTTTATCAGAAGCTGCAAAGTATCAAAAGTATTTTGAAAAAAATAACGTAAGCGGTACTATTTTAGGTTATAAATGCCCTGCTTATTCAAATGGAGTAAGCGTTGCAGGCTACCACCTTCATTTTCTATCTGATAACAGAAAGTTTGGAGGACATGAAATAGACTGTAAGGCAAATAAAGTAACTGTAGAAGTTCAATACTTATATAAACTAGATTTAAATCTTCCAAATGACAAAGACTTTCTCAATGCAAATCTTTCAAAAGACCAGAGCAGCGATGTCAAAAAAGTTGAGAGTGGAAAATAAAATAGTGTAATAATAGCATATCCGCTATACTTTAAATTAGGGAATGGGCATGCTACTTTTAATTCCAATATTTTAGATATACAAAAATATCAACATCTTATATAAGTTTAAGAAATGTAACAGGCTTGCACCAAAACCATGAGTGTGATATTATGTTTTTTAGATAATTTATTACAGACAGTTCGTTCGCACCATCCTGTCTATAAACAAAACCAGGGCTTGAGACAAAATGTTATCATGTCTTTAGGCGCTCTTGCGCTTTTTTTATTTGCCTTTTTTGTATATAGGAAGCTGTGGACGCATTTATAGGAGGCAAAATGAAAAAGAAAAAACTTTTTACTACTAAAAAAATTGTACTTTCCGGACTTGTAATAGCTATTTACACAGTCATTATGTATTTCACACAGAGCTTTTCTTTCGGGCAGTATCAGATAAGAATAGCAACGTCTTTATATTCACTTAGCGCAATAGATCCAATTTTAATAATTCCTCTTGGACTTGCAAACTTAATATCAAATTCCATTATGGGCGGCATGGGCATTTATGATATTGTAGGTGGATGTCTTGTTGGAATAATAACTAGCAGCGTAGTTTACATTATGAAAAGACTTAAAATGAATGACATTTTCATAGCTATACCGATAATACTAGGGCCAGGACTTTTAGTACCAATCTGGCTGTCACCTACACTTCATATTTCTTATAAAATTCTTGCTGCAAGTCTTTGTATTGGGCAAATAATTCCTGCAATTGTAGGCGTGCTTTTATTAAAACAGCTAAAAAATACAACAGTATTTAAATAGTCGCAAATATAAGTTTAAACAACTAAAAGGTGGTGATTTTATTCTCAAAATCACCACCTTTTTTACTTAAATACTATTTTGAAGCTGCTGGAAATTTGGTTATCTTACCTGACAAATACTCCTTCATAAGTATTACATCAAGAACATTAACACTTCCATCTCCATTTAAATCTGCTGCTTCTAGATTGATTTTTGTACTTGAATCTTTAAGATATTTCTTAAGCAAGATTAAGTCATTTACGTTTACTACATTATCGCCATTTATATCACCATATACTACAGGTGGCTTACTTTCATCAATATCACCATAGATGACACCTCTGCCATTAGTTCCAAAATAAACTCTTCCATATTTGTTAGGATCTCCTGTTATACAGTAATTTGGGCTTCCATATTGATGATCATCATCATTTATTCTTGTCCAAGTAGCTCCTTCATCATCAGAACGAAATACTCCTGTAGTTCCGCTAATTGTAGCATTCATATATATAGCTGGATATCCACCATCAGTTTTTGACTTTCCAAAACCAACTGTCTCTGAATCATCAACACCGGATACCTTAGTAAATGTTGCACCTGAATCAGTTGAATGCAATAATCCATTTTTTTCACCTGAAATCCAAATGTCTCCTTCATGTCCTATGACAGTCTTAAAAATATTATTGTTAGTTTTAGGTAAACTTGCTGCACTTGCAGTAAATGTAGCTCCTCCATCTGTACTAACATAAAACTTTCCACCACCAAAAGCATAGAATTTCTTTGGATTTACACGATCTGATCTAACCTTTACTGCTTGAGGAAGTCCTTTGCACGTAGTCCATGAAGCACCAGTATCAGTACTGTATGCTGGACTTGCACCTTCAGCTGGAGACCATACAATAGTTTTAGCATCAGGTGATACTGCTACAGTTCCCGGTTTATAAACCCCCTGTATATTGCTCCCAACCGAATTCCAGTCTTTACCACCATCATAAGAAACTCCACAGTCCTTATCCTGAGAGTTCTTACTAGTATCAACATCTCCAACACGAACAACGAAATTAGGAACATTCTCTGCATAATCGATACTTGATGCACCATTAAAGGTTGGTGTTGTCATCATCCTACTTGGAACCTTAGTTATATCCTCATGATAGAATCCGCAATTATCACCAACACCACTTAAAAGTTGTGCGCCTTTTGATGGACATACAACATCATTTACAGCACACTCTTCAATTCCATCTGCTTTTACTGAAATATCTATCTTCTTGCCTTTATCCCAGTTGGTTAAATCATCAGTTCCATAAAGAGTTGCACCTGTCCCATAGAACATTCTATCTGAATTAAACGGATCAATTTCTAGATCTCCCATCATCCAGCCTAATTTAACTAGTGGATCTGGTGGAGTTACTCCAGTTTTACCCCAATCAAGCCAAGGCTGTTTTGAATAGTCTAAATTATAATTTAAATTACGATTTGGATATCCAGCCCAGTCCCATATAGGTTTCCATGTCTTTCCTGCATCTGTACTTCTGTATATTTCTTCATCTGGCCACCATCTATTTAGTGTTGCAACTATAACAGTATCAGGATGTTGTGCATCTACAGCAATACCTCCGTAACCTCCTACTTTACTATCTCCTACTGGAGGTGGAGTTATGTTTGTCCATTCACCTGTCTTTGTATTATACTTCCAAACTTCTCCGTCAGTTCCTACATATGGTCCACAATTGTTGTTGTAGGATACATAGAGCATGCCTTCTGAATTGAGTATTCCATGCTGAGGCAGATATCCTGTTGGCTCACCTTTTATAGGATTCCATGTTTTGCCTGCATCATGACTGACATATATATTATTTCCAGTTTTGTCTGCTGTACCAACATATATAGTTTGAGTTGGACTTCCTTTTGTTCCTGTTGTAGGATCAAAAGTTTCCCATACTACCCCAACTTTATCTGCTGTATACTCACTAGAAGAATCTTGAACAAAGTCACCCGTATCGGTAAAACTATCTACTTTTGACCAGGTCTGTCCATAATCTTCACTTCTCCAAAGTCCATTACCGCTTCTAGCTCCTAAATAAAGTATTTTATCATCATTAGGATCTATCTGAAGTCTTTCACCCATGTTTCTTCCCGGCATATTGCCTCCTACCTTAAATGGAAGCTCATATTTCTGCCATGTATTACCTTTATCTTTTGAACTAAGAATATATCCGTTTTCATTTTGCCAATCATTAGTATAAAGACCTGCTGCTATATACACACGATTAGTATCAATTGGGTCTGTTGCTATACTCTCGCAACCTTGAAGTGTCCAATCTGCGAAACCATCAGTAATTGATACCCATTTATTATTCTTAACATCAAATCTATACGCTCCTCCCATATCTGTACGAGCATATACTAAACCTTTTTCAGTTTTATTAAATATAACTGCTGGAACATATCCTCCAGCTTCAATTTTTACATTATCCCATTTATATTTTTGCGTTGATACAGTTTGAGTAGTCGCTGCTGCTACTTTACTTACATGTGCTTTCCATGGTAAAATTCCAGCCGAACTAGTTACAGCAAGACTAATCCCTGCAACAATGCTAATTAATTTTTTATTCATTTCTTCACTCCCTTTTACCCAATTACTTTCCCAAAGATCTTTTTAATAAAATTAAGTCCAACACATTGATATTTCCATCATTATTTATATCTGCATTAACAGTATTTATTTTAAAAGAACTATCAGCTAAATATTTTTTAAGTGCTATAACATCTAATACATTTACAACACCATCACCATTTACATCACATGCTAATGTATTATCTGTCTTATCTATATTAAGTTCAGGATGTGCTTTAGTAAAATTAGCAAAATCAGGTGCAGTTGCATTTTGACAATTTATTTTACTGTCAGTCCAGGACCACAACATGTATCCACTATACCCATTTTTAGCTAGCTGCTCCAGTACCTGCTGATGTGATTCCTTAACTGAAGAATTCTGCATATCAGGCATTACTTCTCCTAATATAACAGGCTTGCCAAGTTTAACTTTAAGCTGATCAACTGATGTTTTTAGTGGATTAAACCATGGCGTTGCCCAATCATACCAGTGAAAATCGTAGAAATCTAGGTTAAGTCCTGACCAAAAATCATACTGCTCTCCTAACCATTTCAAACTAGCTGAACCAACACTTACTGGCTGTTTTGCATATTGATGTATGCAATCAACCATGTCTTTAACAAATGATCTTAAAGTACTTAATGAAAACGTGGTAAGTTCTTTATTAGGTGCTCCTCCATCTGTATCTGAAATCATCCATTCAGGCTCATTTACAACATCCCATCCCATTATACCTGGGTTAGTACCAAGCTGCTTAACAATAGGTGTTACCGCATTATCTATAAAACTTTTTCTTACCTTTAAATCATCAATAATATTTCCATGATAAAAATTGTTAGTAGTTCTAGCTACATCAAAACTTGTGAACGTGAAATATATTTTCATGTTTTTAGAATTTGCATAATTTGCAGCTTCCTCCATATGATCTACCCATTTATCAGGAAGTCCTGTACACAATCCACCTTTAGCATCTGAGAAAAGTGGTGCTGCCCACGAATCACAAAAAACCCACCATCTAACCGCGTTAACACCTTTTGACTTCATATCATCAAAATCAGCTTTTATTTGTGTGAATCTATAATCCCAACCATTATCACTGAAGTCATTTCCCCAATCCTTCCAGGCATAATTTGCACCAAGTGGAAAATACTTAGTACCATTCATCCAGTTTATTCCCCCAGTTGTACTCTCTGTAGTTGTCGTGCTTTCCTTCGTTGTAGCTGCATTTACTTTTGTAGCAGAAAAGCTCATTAAAGTAGTTAAAAAAACACCAGCTACTAATGCAGCAATTGTCCTTTTTCTTTTCATTGCGTAGCCTTCTTTCAAAATTAATTGTAATAGTATGAAACTAAACTTATATATGCTGCAAAATTGCATTACATATATAAGTTTAAAATTTCACTAATACTATTATTTAGTAAGCATTTTCTTAAGTTGTATAAGATCTAATACATTAATATTTCCATCACCATTCATATCCATAACTGCAGTATTTACCTTTAAAGTTGTGTCACCTTTAAGATATCTTTTAAACAATATGAGATCCAAAACATTTACGACTCCGTCGTTATTCAAATCTCCCTTTAATGGCGTTACTGATCCATTGTCTCTAACATCTGGATCATTTATTTTTTCAGCTGACTGACCTTGTCCATAATATTTTGATATGCCAGCTAAAGCTCCAACAAAGCCTGCATTATAATCTATAGCTACTTCAGAATGCTGATAGTCATCTATACTCTCAGTATAAACATCGTTCTGATTAGGACCTCCAACTAATGCTCCATAAAGTATATGCTTTTCAGGCTGAGTCTTCTTTTCACCTTTAGTTTCGTCTCTTCCACTTGCAGCTCTATGATGCGGGAATTTAGGATAATTACTACCAAATCCTACTTCATAGGACATATTAGCTGGATTACTTCCAAGTGCATAGTCAACCTGTCCTTTTGCAAGATCAAGAGCATCAGGATCATTAGTATCTTTATAATATACAGCAGCCATCATAGCTTCTGCTTCTGAATATCTTAATGTACCCCAATCTTCACGCCATTTAAGACCTCCTGGAGTAGTTTTAATTGAATTTCTCCAATCATTTATATTTTTTTCAACAAGCTTTTTGTACATATCAGTATTATTACCTATTTCACACCTTCTAACGAGAACTCCGCCTAAAACATTGTCCCAGCAGTGTGTCCAGTTAAAATCATAATATTGATTTACATTTTTAGATTGAAGAAATGAATCTGCATCACTCATATAACTATTGTCATTAGTTGCCGAATAGAGCCATACTGCTCCCCATGCAAGATCATCCCAGTAATCTGAAGATGTATAATATGATTGAGCCTGACTAAGACCTTTATAATTCTTACCTAAATTATATAGTTCTTCTGCTGCTGTAAGGCACTTATTTGCATAATTTGCATCTATATCTTTATAGTTTATATACATAAGTGCCAAAGCTGCTGCTGTACTTCCACATACATCTGATGCTGGAGTTCCTGGAGTTGCCTTAAACATAGTCGGTCTTGATGTCGGCTGAGTTTCTGGCGGTCCCCAATAACTGTGATCTGTATCTCCGTTTCCACATTGATAATAGAAAGTATCTTTATCAGTATGACATTTTAAGAAATAATCAGTAAAATGCTTTAATATATTAAGCATATACTTATCTTGTCCCTTTTCCTTAAATGTGTCTTTAAATTCATAGTAAGCCCATCCTAAAGTAGATGCTGAATATGCCTCTGTGATACCAAACTTTACATGGTCACCTGCATCGTGAAATCCACCTGTCAAATCAAGTCCAACATCCTTGCCATCATTTTCATGACATGCAGATCTCCATTTAAATCTATTATTTTCCTGACCAGAGCCGCACCAATTTGCCTCATAGAACATAATTGATTTTGAAAAAGCATCTGCATAATTATGATCTTGATTGGTATCCGCCGCTGATACATTAAAAGGAACAACTTGTGCAGCCACTAAAAAGCACGCCGTTAAGCAAGCCGTAAGTTTTTTCATTATACTCCCCCCTTTTTATTAAACGTAAGTTTTGTCATCCCTGTATAATTTTTTATAACTATATTATTTGTTTGATATAAGTTTTTTAAGAGCAATTAAATCTAGTACATTAATAGTGCCATCCTTATTTAAGTCTGCTGCTTTTACATCTATCTTTGTACTACTATCCTTTAAATATTTTTTCATTGTAATAAGATCTAATACATTTGTAACTTTATCTCCATTTAAATCTCCAGGAACACTATTATCTGCATTTAGAACAATATGAACCGCAGTAAGTGCTGGTATTTTATAAGTGAATTTATTACCACTTATTGAAGATATAGCATCTTTCTGAGTAACCTGTGAACTATTGCTGTCAAAACCCCATACCTTACCAGAAGTAAATGTTTTATCACTATTAACATTAAAGTTAAAATTCATAGGAGTATTATAATTTTTGTTCATAACAATTATGTCCATTTTACTTCCATCATTACTAGTTGTAGCCGCATAAGTTGAACTATTATCAACATCTGAAGTATCACATTTTACGTTTGTATCTCCATATTTTGAGCCTGCACCATCATAATTGTTATATAAGTTAAATGCAGCTTGTACATATGAATTATCTTTTTCACAATCCCAGAAATTTGCCATATATACGCCCTGTTTTCCAAATGTACCCAATACATCAGCCTCTGCTATTCCACCTGATATATGATTTTCACCGCCATAGTTATACTCTGTAAATGCAAGTTTTGTACCAGGATTATATTTATCAATTGATGCTTTAACCTTAGGAATTAATGGGAGCCCCGACTTACCCCATTGGCCTATCCAGCTATCCTCAGTGTAATTTGGATCCCATAAAGTTCTTGGTGCCTGCATTCTAGCTTTATTACAATCTATATTAGTAATATCAACATTACCAGTATCTATTCTACTTCCGCCGCCTTTAGCTTCTGGATACCAATGAAGATCAAGTACATCAATAAGTCTCTTACCTGCTGCATCTGAATTTTTCTTCATTTGGTCTAGATAGTAATCTATGAACCATTGATAATTACCACTGCTCTGAATACTTTTCCAATCAGCTGCATCATTAAGTGAATTATATGCACTAAAACCAAATAATGCAGGTCCAAAAGTTTCTGCTGTTGGATCTACTTTTTTTACAGCTTTTGAAAGTTCAGTGTTTTTATCTACAACTTCTTTGCAGGTAGTCTTATCAGGATGAACAAGTGGATGAGTGTTTGGCCAAAGTGTTGGCTCATTATCCATTTCATAACCCTTTATTCCCTTTGAAGTTGATGCTTTTCCATACTTATTTGTAAGGTAATTTACAAATTCATCCATATAAACAGTGTCATCAGTTGTATCCGGTGTAAGTGATAATGCTGTAGGTTTATTAAATTCAACCTTTTTCCATCTTGATGATGGCGCAGCACCAGGAGTATTAGTTGAATCCTTATCAGCTGCAACATAGCCAGCTGCCTGAAGATCTACAAGTGAATAAGGTACTCCCATTGCAAGAGATTTGTCATGGAAAGTTGTATAAACTGAAGCCGGCTGATCATATTCATCCTTTGGAACATCATAATTAGTTAACCAGTAATCATCGCTTTCATTTTTCCAATCTGCTCCTGCATTAGATGAATTATTCTCCCAGTTATATGCTGTTGCTCTATTTCCTCCAATTCTTCTTGCCTGTACTTTTGCATTAGATAAATCCTGGTTAGTGCCATATACATATGGACTTATAGCTGACTTTTCTGCACTAGTGTCAATACTTACATTTATATCATTAGTCGTATCTGCTAAAGCACTTATACCACTTGTTGATACTGTGCTGCATGCGAACATCAGCATAACAGCTAAAGCAATCTTTCTATTTCTCAAAATAAATCCTCTCCTTTTACTTATTATTTATTTCACATTAATACTTCCATTTTGAAAGTTAACGTTAACTTTTTTTAAATCCTTATTATAAAGGCTTTTATCTCCACTAAATGTTATTTCAGTTTTACCTTTTTTACTTCCGTCTTTTATCTTAAAATTAACTGTGGCAAATGCGCCATCCTTGTTTATTAATTGTTCACCCTTGCTTCCATCTGCGTATAAAAATGCTATTTTTCCATTTCCATTGTCAGTTTTGTATTCAAAATTATCTTTACTATCGTTAAGAATGTTTCCTGCTGAAACACTGGCAACCTCTAAAATATTTTTGTCATATGTCAAATTGAATTGACAACCGGATATTACATTCTTATTAAGATTATCAATATTAATATTTACACTTACATTTTCATTTGGCTTTCCAGATGCATTACTTATTTTAAAGTTCATGCCGCCTACTTCATTGTTAGACACTTTTGTTTCAGCATTCTGGTTTTTATTTTCTTCTTTTGCTGCTGCAGTGTTAGAATTTTTTATTGGAGCTTTCTTTACTGTATTTTGTTTTCCAATTCCTACAGTATTAGGCTTTTTCGTTCCAGCGTTATGCTTTGTACGTCCTATACCAATTCCAACAACTATAACTAAACATACAACTATAACTAAAGCTACTACATTTCTTTTCATTAATATCTTCCTCTCTTACATTTTTTTCTTTAATAATATAAAATCCAGTACATTAATTTGTCCATCGCCATTTAAATCCGCATTTTTCAAATCTATTTTAAATGTGTTATCTTTAAGATATTTTTTCATTGCTAAAATATCCAGTACATTAACAACTCCATCGTCATTTACGTCACCAAGTAAAGTAATATTTTTATTAGGTTCATCTCCATAAACTTTTACTCCATCATCATATACTGGTATATTTTTCATTACCGCAAGGTCGCCTCCTGGAGTAGTTGGCATTCCAGTGAAAGAAAAATCATTTGAATTATCCCAGTTAGCATTATCTGGTGCTGACATCCTAAACTGAACTTCCTTTTTATAAGCAGATTGTCCACCAGGATATATCTTGGTCCCTGTAAAATCTACATTCACATAATATATATTGTTTTTCTCATCCCAAGGCATAAGCTGTGATACCTTTGCTCCCTCATTGTAATTAGTACTTACTGTTACATCCTTAGCACTGTATCCCTGCTTTACAAGCTCACTTATATCAACAAAATATTTAAATGACAATTTATCAGTAACCCTTGCTGGCCATCCTGTTTGGTTAAATATTTTTGCTTTTATTTCTTCAAAATTTTTATCATTAGTAGCATTTACACATGCTTCAACATGAAATTCATCATTAGTAGGTTTCTCAATAGCATTAAAGTTTGCTATTGGATCTCCGCCGTACTTTCCATACATACTTGAAAGTATTGCTACTAGTCCAGCATTATAATCACAGGCTGGTTCATTTTGATTAAAATTCTCAACATCATCTTTGTAGCCATCAGATGCATCTGGTCCTCCAACCATTGCGCCATAAAGTGTATGTCTGTTATATCCAGGTACAATTTTTTGATCAAACCAAGAAGATTGAGATGTTCTATGATGTGGATGCTGTGGTGGATTTACTCCATATCCAACTATAAAACTTCTTCCGCTGCTTCCTAGTGCATAATCGACCTGACTCTTGGCAAAATTCTCATAAATTTTTGCTTTGTCGGCATCGCAGCCCGACCACTTTGAATAAACATCTGCTAAAAACGCAGTAGCCATAGAATATCTTAAAGAACCCCATGAGCTTAACCAAGCTAGCCCTTTAGGCGTATAAGTTACTTTATTTCCATCATATCCGACAGTCCAGAAATCAAGATTTCTTTGAACAGAATCTTTATATATTTGTTTATTGGTAAGCATAGCTAAAAGCATCTGTGCACCATAGTGGACGTCATCCCAGCACATGCCCCATTTGTAACTTATTATATCGGTCTGCTGCTCTGTGCCCCAATTAGGTACATATGATTCTGCTTTGTCAAGATAAGTTTTATCGCCTGTAGCTAGATAAAGCCAGCATGCTGCCCATGATAAATCATCATAAAATGAACTTGAGCTGTAATATCCACTTGCAGCCGTATATCCTTTATCACTTCTGGTTTTATCTGCAAAATTAAATAAATTCTCTGCATGACTTATACATTTCTTTGCATAATCAGGATCACTATCTTTTAAATCTGCTGCAAGTGCTGCAAGTCCAGCTGCTGCTTCTGCTGAAACCGATGATCCTGGATTATCATCATCAAGTTTAAAAGATGGTCTATCCATCTGCATTACTTCTGCGGGACCCCACCACTTGTGATCAAGTCCTGAATCTCCTACTTGATAGTAAAATACATCTGGTGATGGATTACATTTCATTAAATAATCGCTGCACCATTTCATAGCATTCACCAAGTATTCAAGTTGTCCACTCTTTACATATGAATCTTTATTTTGATATAACGACCATGCAAGCATTGAAAGAGAATATGACGCCGGAAGGTTAAATTTAACATGATCTCCAGCATCATACCATCCACCTGTAAGATCTAACCCTGCATCCTTACCATCATCCATTCCTGAATCGCCTCTCCAATTATCTCTTTTGGTTGTAGGCAATTTACCTGAACGCTGGAATTCATAAAACATTATTGATTTTTGAAGTGCTTCTCCATAATTAAAATTACTGTCTTTCGTATCAGCTAAAGCTCTATTTGAACCAAAGCTGCCTACAGATAGCATCATTACAGACATTGTTAGAATTGATATAATTTTTTTTAATTTCTTTGATCTCATTACTCTCACCACCAATTTTTTTAATTATGGCTACCATAAAATTATTTTTTATACACAAAGATATACCACTTCGCAACATATTTTTTAATAAATGCTAAGCTTTGAAGTGGTACATCATATAATATCTATTTCAACATTTTTTTCAAAAGGATCAGATCAAGAACATTTACTTGTCCATCACCATTTAAATCATACTTTTTATCATATACACTTGATCCATTTTGTAAGTACTTTTTCATTAGTATACAATCCAATACATTAACAACACCATCACCATTAAGATCACCCGTAATAATGTCGTCTTTCGGCTGTACATGAGTACCATTTTTCCCAAGGTTCACTTCATGATCTAGCCCCATATATTTTCCTGTCTTTTCATCTTTCCAAAGTGTTGGCTGTACTAGTGCTAATTTTTTGGTATCTACAGTCTTAAAATCATATCCAAGAATTCCACCTGTATCACCAGAATTTGCATTTACACACCAAAAAGTATGATTCATATTATTATCTGCAATAAATTTAGCAAGGTAGCTCATCCATTGTTCGTTTTTTCCACCGTCCATATTTCCACCCCATTCTCCAATGAGAAGTGGTGCTATATTTTGTTCCTGTATATAAAACCAACTTGGACGCCAAACATCATTTGTAAGACTATCCTCGGTGAAATCTTTATCAAACCATGACTGATCTGATACACCAGGCCCGTATTCATGTGGTGAATATACTACTTGCTTACTTGCAGTGCCTAAATCTACAGGATGATCTTTAACTCCTCTAAGATTTCCTCCCCACCAGCCGCCGTAGTAATCATCAGCGCTTGAACTTCCAGAGTATGAACCACTCTTAGGATATGTCTCAACTCCTTCAACAACTATAAGAAGCTTTGGATTTATTGCAAGAATTTTCTTGCCTACTCTTTCCGCTTCATACTTCCAGTTGTCTGGATCTGTGGAGTCATTCCACTTTGCAGATTCTTCTTTTCTATATGCTTTTCCGTGAGGTTCATTAAATATATCTGCTGC is a window of Clostridium pasteurianum DNA encoding:
- a CDS encoding cohesin domain-containing protein, which encodes MKRNVVALVIVVCLVIVVGIGIGRTKHNAGTKKPNTVGIGKQNTVKKAPIKNSNTAAAKEENKNQNAETKVSNNEVGGMNFKISNASGKPNENVSVNINIDNLNKNVISGCQFNLTYDKNILEVASVSAGNILNDSKDNFEYKTDNGNGKIAFLYADGSKGEQLINKDGAFATVNFKIKDGSKKGKTEITFSGDKSLYNKDLKKVNVNFQNGSINVK
- a CDS encoding glycoside hydrolase family 9 protein; this translates as MRSKKLKKIISILTMSVMMLSVGSFGSNRALADTKDSNFNYGEALQKSIMFYEFQRSGKLPTTKRDNWRGDSGMDDGKDAGLDLTGGWYDAGDHVKFNLPASYSLSMLAWSLYQNKDSYVKSGQLEYLVNAMKWCSDYLMKCNPSPDVFYYQVGDSGLDHKWWGPAEVMQMDRPSFKLDDDNPGSSVSAEAAAGLAALAADLKDSDPDYAKKCISHAENLFNFADKTRSDKGYTAASGYYSSSSFYDDLSWAACWLYLATGDKTYLDKAESYVPNWGTEQQTDIISYKWGMCWDDVHYGAQMLLAMLTNKQIYKDSVQRNLDFWTVGYDGNKVTYTPKGLAWLSSWGSLRYSMATAFLADVYSKWSGCDADKAKIYENFAKSQVDYALGSSGRSFIVGYGVNPPQHPHHRTSQSSWFDQKIVPGYNRHTLYGAMVGGPDASDGYKDDVENFNQNEPACDYNAGLVAILSSMYGKYGGDPIANFNAIEKPTNDEFHVEACVNATNDKNFEEIKAKIFNQTGWPARVTDKLSFKYFVDISELVKQGYSAKDVTVSTNYNEGAKVSQLMPWDEKNNIYYVNVDFTGTKIYPGGQSAYKKEVQFRMSAPDNANWDNSNDFSFTGMPTTPGGDLAVMKNIPVYDDGVKVYGDEPNKNITLLGDVNDDGVVNVLDILAMKKYLKDNTFKIDLKNADLNGDGQINVLDFILLKKKM
- a CDS encoding cellulase family glycosylhydrolase, with product MKKRRACLSILLASLMTISSTFGSLVYADDVTVKPSNDYLHTDGSKLYDDYGNQVRMTGIAWFGLETPNYSFHGLWANRLDNILGIVADSGFNTLRVPLSVELVNQWRQGIYPKADSLNDYISPEMKGFTSLQVLDAAIAQCKKDGIKIMLDMHRIESAGQTNLWYTSKYTTDDYEKCWQYLADRYKNDDTVIAADIFNEPHGKAYRKEESAKWNDSTDPDNWKYEAERVGKKILAINPKLLIVVEGVETYPKSGSYSGSSSADDYYGGWWGGNLRGVKDHPVDLGTASKQVVYSPHEYGPGVSDQSWFDKDFTEDSLTNDVWRPSWFYIQEQNIAPLLIGEWGGNMDGGKNEQWMSYLAKFIADNNMNHTFWCVNANSGDTGGILGYDFKTVDTKKLALVQPTLWKDEKTGKYMGLDHEVNLGKNGTHVQPKDDIITGDLNGDGVVNVLDCILMKKYLQNGSSVYDKKYDLNGDGQVNVLDLILLKKMLK